Proteins from a genomic interval of Musa acuminata AAA Group cultivar baxijiao chromosome BXJ1-9, Cavendish_Baxijiao_AAA, whole genome shotgun sequence:
- the LOC103996702 gene encoding U11/U12 small nuclear ribonucleoprotein 48 kDa protein isoform X3 — translation MDPPLFSFLRHPAPLAPQNPSPSPDPISIPRAADLPTVISLLTDLATLAESTLKSVSDFLSLPPSSAAAAGDGFCRCPYDRNHRMPPESLFRHFLLCASAPGTPLLDLGFLDALRYPGSLKSEAELRTENSFVQSLPAPDADLCFSLDSQLGDLGSGFFYKDCPAVVTTPEPDVATTFTLPGILSAECANFASDRDGESWVLGEGKIRILPSEYWALRCEVEAWNDFPVSYSYTVLRVMSSLNLVEERGLLKRWVISNSPQFGIVIDVAMREHIYLLLKLCLKVIGREACSSLKLFLDNERLCDPKSLNFECPRLVRSFRWLASQMSILYGEMNSKLFATGMLKESLVQTGSSLMLTSLRRENMENDGSIVINDACVDDTRCGSDEYKSYEDMKLENPSKDASRGQVFVSQVAAAVAALHEKSLLEKRIKALRFSQPHSKSQLILEHSYALARGFEERGKRPNYRPVLEHDGLFWHRAQNQDLGKAKTREELLAEERDYKRRRMSYRGKKAKRNPTEVIRDIIEEHMEEIKQAGGIGCNVKLSADAAIFPVNHDSQNDAISDLCKLQTSDLDDPDARRNTRHKESLDGDAIHSHRSNVNKDFLKSHSKLKYEQHEHWEDQDKSMHERWKNYGSSSSSSHKSLASSRDRIAHEKEHGAAVPPSSKYDSGNTITYHKIRVKKETELLDDIDQNSTYYSSGKVYNPREDGKYNHEQRSRRRSKDYK, via the exons ATGGATCCTCCTCTCTTCTCGTTCCTTCGTCATCCCGCTCCACTTGCTCCTCAAAACCCTAGCCCTAGTCCAGATCCCATCTCGATCCCTCGCGCTGCCGATCTCCCGACCGTCATTTCCCTACTCACCGACCTCGCCACACTTGCTGAGTCCACCCTCAAGTCCGTCTCCGACTTCCTATCCCTCCCCCCTTCCTCCGCTGCTGCCGCTGGCGATGGCTTCTGCCGATGCCCTTACGACCGCAACCACCGCATGCCGCCGGAGTCTCTCTTCCGCCACTTCCTCCTATGCGCCTCCGCTCCCGGCACCCCTCTCCTTGACCTCGGCTTCCTCGACGCCCTACGCTATCCCGGCTCCCTCAAGTCCGAGGCCGAGCTCCGGACGGAGAATTCCTTCGTCCAGTCCCTCCCTGCCCCCGACGCCGACCTTTGCTTTTCTCTCGATTCCCAGCTCGGGGACCTCGGCTCCGGCTTCTTCTACAAGGATTGCCCCGCGGTCGTGACCACACCGGAGCCCGATGTCGCCACGACCTTCACTCTACCTGGAATCTTATCCGCGGAGTGCGCCAACTTTGCGAGCGATCGTGATGGAGAAAGTTGGGTTCTCGGGGAAGGTAAGATTCGAATCCTTCCATCCGAGTATTGGGCGTTGAGATGTGAGGTGGAGGCGTGGAATGACTTCCCGGTTTCTTACTCTTATACGGTACTTCGTGTCATGTCGAGCTTGAATTTGGTCGAGGAACGTGGGTTGTTAAAGAGGTGGGTGATCTCAAATTCACCTCAATTTGGGATCGTGATCGATGTTGCCATGCGGGAACATATATATCTACTTCTGAAATTATGCTTGAAAGTTATTGGAAGAGAAGCTTGTTCCTCACTCAAGTTGTTTTTGGACAACGAGCGGCTTTGTGATCCGAAGTCTCTTAATTTTGAGTGTCCTAGATTGGTGAGAAGCTTCCGTTGGTTGGCATCTCAGATGTCAATTCTGTATGGGGAGATGAATTCTAAGTTATTCGCAACTGGAATGCTCAAGGAGTCACTGGTGCAAACTGGGTCTAGCTTGATGTTAACTAGTTTACGCAGAGAAAATATGGAAAACGATGGTAGCATTGTTATCAATGATGCTTGTGTTGATGATACAAGGTGTGGGTCTGATGAGTACAAATCATATGAAGACATGAAACTAGAAAATCCTTCCAAAGATGCTAGTAGGGGCCAAGTCTTTGTTTCTCAGGTTGCTGCTGCAGTCGCTGCATTGCATGAGAAATCCTTGTTGGAGAAAAGGATCAAGGCCCTACGATTTTCCCAGCCACACTCCAAGTCTCAGCT AATACTGGAACACTCGTATGCATTAGCAAGAGGTTTTGAAGAACGTGGAAAGCGCCCCAATTATAGGCCTGTTCTGGAACATGATGGGCTCTTTTGGCATCGAGCACAAAACCAG GATCTTGGGAAAGCCAAGACAAGAGAAGAGCTACTAGCTGAGGAAAGAGATTACAAAAGGAGAAGAATGTCTTATCGTGGCAAGAAGGCGAAGCGAAATCCAACAGAG GTAATAAGGGACATCATTGAGGAGCACATGGAGGAAATCAAACAAGCAGGAGGTATCGGATGCAATGTAAAACTCTCTGCTGATGCAGCAATTTTCCCAGTCAACCATGATTCCCAGAATGATGCAATTTCAGATCTTTGTAAGTTGCAAACCAGTGACTTGGATGATCCAGATGCAAGAAGAAATACTCGTCATAAAGAATCACTAGATGGTGATGCTATTCATAGTCATAGATCAAATGTGAACAAAGATTTTCTGAAGTCTCACTCAAAACTGAAGTATGAACAACATGAACATTGGGAAGATCAAGATAAATCTATGCATGAAAGATGGAAGAATTATGGTTCTAGCAGCTCTTCCTCTCACAAAAGTTTGGCTTCATCACGTGACCGAATTGCACATGAAAAGGAGCATGGTGCTGCAGTTCCACCCAGCAGTAAATATGACA GCGGGAATACGATCACATATCACAAGATAAGAGTAAAGAAAGAGACAGAACTTTTGGACGACATAGATCAGA ACAGTACCTATTACTCGTCAGGCAAGGTTTACAATCCAAGAGAAGATGGCAAATATAATCATGAGCAGCGTTCTCGAAGGCGGAGCAAAGATTATAAATAG
- the LOC103996702 gene encoding U11/U12 small nuclear ribonucleoprotein 48 kDa protein isoform X1, which translates to MDPPLFSFLRHPAPLAPQNPSPSPDPISIPRAADLPTVISLLTDLATLAESTLKSVSDFLSLPPSSAAAAGDGFCRCPYDRNHRMPPESLFRHFLLCASAPGTPLLDLGFLDALRYPGSLKSEAELRTENSFVQSLPAPDADLCFSLDSQLGDLGSGFFYKDCPAVVTTPEPDVATTFTLPGILSAECANFASDRDGESWVLGEGKIRILPSEYWALRCEVEAWNDFPVSYSYTVLRVMSSLNLVEERGLLKRWVISNSPQFGIVIDVAMREHIYLLLKLCLKVIGREACSSLKLFLDNERLCDPKSLNFECPRLVRSFRWLASQMSILYGEMNSKLFATGMLKESLVQTGSSLMLTSLRRENMENDGSIVINDACVDDTRCGSDEYKSYEDMKLENPSKDASRGQVFVSQVAAAVAALHEKSLLEKRIKALRFSQPHSKSQLILEHSYALARGFEERGKRPNYRPVLEHDGLFWHRAQNQDLGKAKTREELLAEERDYKRRRMSYRGKKAKRNPTEVIRDIIEEHMEEIKQAGGIGCNVKLSADAAIFPVNHDSQNDAISDLCKLQTSDLDDPDARRNTRHKESLDGDAIHSHRSNVNKDFLKSHSKLKYEQHEHWEDQDKSMHERWKNYGSSSSSSHKSLASSRDRIAHEKEHGAAVPPSSKYDSMNSGYFSRSRDHINQSTLTSKSSRREYDHISQDKSKERDRTFGRHRSESVTQDTFEDRYNPSDSYDDYHATYSNVSADSTYYSSGKVYNPREDGKYNHEQRSRRRSKDYK; encoded by the exons ATGGATCCTCCTCTCTTCTCGTTCCTTCGTCATCCCGCTCCACTTGCTCCTCAAAACCCTAGCCCTAGTCCAGATCCCATCTCGATCCCTCGCGCTGCCGATCTCCCGACCGTCATTTCCCTACTCACCGACCTCGCCACACTTGCTGAGTCCACCCTCAAGTCCGTCTCCGACTTCCTATCCCTCCCCCCTTCCTCCGCTGCTGCCGCTGGCGATGGCTTCTGCCGATGCCCTTACGACCGCAACCACCGCATGCCGCCGGAGTCTCTCTTCCGCCACTTCCTCCTATGCGCCTCCGCTCCCGGCACCCCTCTCCTTGACCTCGGCTTCCTCGACGCCCTACGCTATCCCGGCTCCCTCAAGTCCGAGGCCGAGCTCCGGACGGAGAATTCCTTCGTCCAGTCCCTCCCTGCCCCCGACGCCGACCTTTGCTTTTCTCTCGATTCCCAGCTCGGGGACCTCGGCTCCGGCTTCTTCTACAAGGATTGCCCCGCGGTCGTGACCACACCGGAGCCCGATGTCGCCACGACCTTCACTCTACCTGGAATCTTATCCGCGGAGTGCGCCAACTTTGCGAGCGATCGTGATGGAGAAAGTTGGGTTCTCGGGGAAGGTAAGATTCGAATCCTTCCATCCGAGTATTGGGCGTTGAGATGTGAGGTGGAGGCGTGGAATGACTTCCCGGTTTCTTACTCTTATACGGTACTTCGTGTCATGTCGAGCTTGAATTTGGTCGAGGAACGTGGGTTGTTAAAGAGGTGGGTGATCTCAAATTCACCTCAATTTGGGATCGTGATCGATGTTGCCATGCGGGAACATATATATCTACTTCTGAAATTATGCTTGAAAGTTATTGGAAGAGAAGCTTGTTCCTCACTCAAGTTGTTTTTGGACAACGAGCGGCTTTGTGATCCGAAGTCTCTTAATTTTGAGTGTCCTAGATTGGTGAGAAGCTTCCGTTGGTTGGCATCTCAGATGTCAATTCTGTATGGGGAGATGAATTCTAAGTTATTCGCAACTGGAATGCTCAAGGAGTCACTGGTGCAAACTGGGTCTAGCTTGATGTTAACTAGTTTACGCAGAGAAAATATGGAAAACGATGGTAGCATTGTTATCAATGATGCTTGTGTTGATGATACAAGGTGTGGGTCTGATGAGTACAAATCATATGAAGACATGAAACTAGAAAATCCTTCCAAAGATGCTAGTAGGGGCCAAGTCTTTGTTTCTCAGGTTGCTGCTGCAGTCGCTGCATTGCATGAGAAATCCTTGTTGGAGAAAAGGATCAAGGCCCTACGATTTTCCCAGCCACACTCCAAGTCTCAGCT AATACTGGAACACTCGTATGCATTAGCAAGAGGTTTTGAAGAACGTGGAAAGCGCCCCAATTATAGGCCTGTTCTGGAACATGATGGGCTCTTTTGGCATCGAGCACAAAACCAG GATCTTGGGAAAGCCAAGACAAGAGAAGAGCTACTAGCTGAGGAAAGAGATTACAAAAGGAGAAGAATGTCTTATCGTGGCAAGAAGGCGAAGCGAAATCCAACAGAG GTAATAAGGGACATCATTGAGGAGCACATGGAGGAAATCAAACAAGCAGGAGGTATCGGATGCAATGTAAAACTCTCTGCTGATGCAGCAATTTTCCCAGTCAACCATGATTCCCAGAATGATGCAATTTCAGATCTTTGTAAGTTGCAAACCAGTGACTTGGATGATCCAGATGCAAGAAGAAATACTCGTCATAAAGAATCACTAGATGGTGATGCTATTCATAGTCATAGATCAAATGTGAACAAAGATTTTCTGAAGTCTCACTCAAAACTGAAGTATGAACAACATGAACATTGGGAAGATCAAGATAAATCTATGCATGAAAGATGGAAGAATTATGGTTCTAGCAGCTCTTCCTCTCACAAAAGTTTGGCTTCATCACGTGACCGAATTGCACATGAAAAGGAGCATGGTGCTGCAGTTCCACCCAGCAGTAAATATGACAGTATGAATTCTGGATATTTTTCTAGGTCAAGAGATCACATAAATCAATCAACTTTAACATCAAAGTCTTCCAGGCGGGAATACGATCACATATCACAAGATAAGAGTAAAGAAAGAGACAGAACTTTTGGACGACATAGATCAGAGTCAGTGACACAGGACACGTTTGAGGATAGATACAATCCTTCTGACTCATATGATGATTATCATGCCACCTACTCTAATGTTTCTGCAGACAGTACCTATTACTCGTCAGGCAAGGTTTACAATCCAAGAGAAGATGGCAAATATAATCATGAGCAGCGTTCTCGAAGGCGGAGCAAAGATTATAAATAG
- the LOC103996702 gene encoding U11/U12 small nuclear ribonucleoprotein 48 kDa protein isoform X2 produces MDPPLFSFLRHPAPLAPQNPSPSPDPISIPRAADLPTVISLLTDLATLAESTLKSVSDFLSLPPSSAAAAGDGFCRCPYDRNHRMPPESLFRHFLLCASAPGTPLLDLGFLDALRYPGSLKSEAELRTENSFVQSLPAPDADLCFSLDSQLGDLGSGFFYKDCPAVVTTPEPDVATTFTLPGILSAECANFASDRDGESWVLGEGKIRILPSEYWALRCEVEAWNDFPVSYSYTVLRVMSSLNLVEERGLLKRWVISNSPQFGIVIDVAMREHIYLLLKLCLKVIGREACSSLKLFLDNERLCDPKSLNFECPRLVRSFRWLASQMSILYGEMNSKLFATGMLKESLVQTGSSLMLTSLRRENMENDGSIVINDACVDDTRCGSDEYKSYEDMKLENPSKDASRGQVFVSQVAAAVAALHEKSLLEKRIKALRFSQPHSKSQLILEHSYALARGFEERGKRPNYRPVLEHDGLFWHRAQNQDLGKAKTREELLAEERDYKRRRMSYRGKKAKRNPTEVIRDIIEEHMEEIKQAGGIGCNVKLSADAAIFPVNHDSQNDAISDLCKLQTSDLDDPDARRNTRHKESLDGDAIHSHRSNVNKDFLKSHSKLKYEQHEHWEDQDKSMHERWKNYGSSSSSSHKSLASSRDRIAHEKEHGAAVPPSSKYDSMNSGYFSRSRDHINQSTLTSKSSRREYDHISQDKSKERDRTFGRHRSEQYLLLVRQGLQSKRRWQI; encoded by the exons ATGGATCCTCCTCTCTTCTCGTTCCTTCGTCATCCCGCTCCACTTGCTCCTCAAAACCCTAGCCCTAGTCCAGATCCCATCTCGATCCCTCGCGCTGCCGATCTCCCGACCGTCATTTCCCTACTCACCGACCTCGCCACACTTGCTGAGTCCACCCTCAAGTCCGTCTCCGACTTCCTATCCCTCCCCCCTTCCTCCGCTGCTGCCGCTGGCGATGGCTTCTGCCGATGCCCTTACGACCGCAACCACCGCATGCCGCCGGAGTCTCTCTTCCGCCACTTCCTCCTATGCGCCTCCGCTCCCGGCACCCCTCTCCTTGACCTCGGCTTCCTCGACGCCCTACGCTATCCCGGCTCCCTCAAGTCCGAGGCCGAGCTCCGGACGGAGAATTCCTTCGTCCAGTCCCTCCCTGCCCCCGACGCCGACCTTTGCTTTTCTCTCGATTCCCAGCTCGGGGACCTCGGCTCCGGCTTCTTCTACAAGGATTGCCCCGCGGTCGTGACCACACCGGAGCCCGATGTCGCCACGACCTTCACTCTACCTGGAATCTTATCCGCGGAGTGCGCCAACTTTGCGAGCGATCGTGATGGAGAAAGTTGGGTTCTCGGGGAAGGTAAGATTCGAATCCTTCCATCCGAGTATTGGGCGTTGAGATGTGAGGTGGAGGCGTGGAATGACTTCCCGGTTTCTTACTCTTATACGGTACTTCGTGTCATGTCGAGCTTGAATTTGGTCGAGGAACGTGGGTTGTTAAAGAGGTGGGTGATCTCAAATTCACCTCAATTTGGGATCGTGATCGATGTTGCCATGCGGGAACATATATATCTACTTCTGAAATTATGCTTGAAAGTTATTGGAAGAGAAGCTTGTTCCTCACTCAAGTTGTTTTTGGACAACGAGCGGCTTTGTGATCCGAAGTCTCTTAATTTTGAGTGTCCTAGATTGGTGAGAAGCTTCCGTTGGTTGGCATCTCAGATGTCAATTCTGTATGGGGAGATGAATTCTAAGTTATTCGCAACTGGAATGCTCAAGGAGTCACTGGTGCAAACTGGGTCTAGCTTGATGTTAACTAGTTTACGCAGAGAAAATATGGAAAACGATGGTAGCATTGTTATCAATGATGCTTGTGTTGATGATACAAGGTGTGGGTCTGATGAGTACAAATCATATGAAGACATGAAACTAGAAAATCCTTCCAAAGATGCTAGTAGGGGCCAAGTCTTTGTTTCTCAGGTTGCTGCTGCAGTCGCTGCATTGCATGAGAAATCCTTGTTGGAGAAAAGGATCAAGGCCCTACGATTTTCCCAGCCACACTCCAAGTCTCAGCT AATACTGGAACACTCGTATGCATTAGCAAGAGGTTTTGAAGAACGTGGAAAGCGCCCCAATTATAGGCCTGTTCTGGAACATGATGGGCTCTTTTGGCATCGAGCACAAAACCAG GATCTTGGGAAAGCCAAGACAAGAGAAGAGCTACTAGCTGAGGAAAGAGATTACAAAAGGAGAAGAATGTCTTATCGTGGCAAGAAGGCGAAGCGAAATCCAACAGAG GTAATAAGGGACATCATTGAGGAGCACATGGAGGAAATCAAACAAGCAGGAGGTATCGGATGCAATGTAAAACTCTCTGCTGATGCAGCAATTTTCCCAGTCAACCATGATTCCCAGAATGATGCAATTTCAGATCTTTGTAAGTTGCAAACCAGTGACTTGGATGATCCAGATGCAAGAAGAAATACTCGTCATAAAGAATCACTAGATGGTGATGCTATTCATAGTCATAGATCAAATGTGAACAAAGATTTTCTGAAGTCTCACTCAAAACTGAAGTATGAACAACATGAACATTGGGAAGATCAAGATAAATCTATGCATGAAAGATGGAAGAATTATGGTTCTAGCAGCTCTTCCTCTCACAAAAGTTTGGCTTCATCACGTGACCGAATTGCACATGAAAAGGAGCATGGTGCTGCAGTTCCACCCAGCAGTAAATATGACAGTATGAATTCTGGATATTTTTCTAGGTCAAGAGATCACATAAATCAATCAACTTTAACATCAAAGTCTTCCAGGCGGGAATACGATCACATATCACAAGATAAGAGTAAAGAAAGAGACAGAACTTTTGGACGACATAGATCAGA ACAGTACCTATTACTCGTCAGGCAAGGTTTACAATCCAAGAGAAGATGGCAAATATAA